ACTTCTTCTCAGCGACATGCTGCGCGACAATGTCGCGGATGAAATCCCCGGGCGCGGAAGGCACATGTTCTTTGTTCGGCACAGTCATATTCAAGGATGCTGAGAGTAAGGGGAGGGCGAAGCCCCCTGCAAGCGTGTTGCTTGGCCGGTCGCGCGGCCCGTCAGCGCAGGAGAATCGTGACCATGAAGAGCAGAAGGATCAGCGCGACCATCCACCACAGCCATCGCGTGCCGCGTGCTCCGGCCGGATTCTCCGCCGCTTCGTCGAACTCCTCCCGGATGAATTCATTGTAATTGAATTCCTCGTCGGGAATGCCGGTTTGGCTCGCGCGAGCGCGCTCTGACCAGCCGGTGGATTCATCCGACCCACACTCGGGACAGGCCACGGCATTGGGCGGCACCTCCGCGCCGCAGTTGGGGCAGTATTCAGGTGAGGCGGGCATGCAAGGTCTGAAGGCTGAAATCCGGCGCGTTTCGCAGTGAGTGAACAGATCGGGCCGCTCCCGGCGCCGTCAGCCGCCACAGGGATGCGCTTCTCAAAGAGTCTTTAAGCATCAGCGCAATGAGCCAAGGAATTCGAGCAGATCGGCGGCTTCCTGGGCCGTGAGCGTTTGCAACAATCCTTCGGGCATGGCCGAAACCTTCGACGCCTCCATGGATTTCACGTCCGTGAGCTTGACGTGAACTTCATTGAGAGCGGCGTCTTTCAACACCACTTCATCGGCGCTTTTCCGCACGAGAAGGCCGGAGTAACTCAAATCGGCTTTCGCCTCCACCTGATAGGTCGCGAATGCCGGATCGATGACCTTCGACGGATTGAGAATGTTGTCCAGGAGTTGTGTGCGCGAATATTTCTGGCCGATGCGGCTCAGGTCCGGACCGAAATCCCGCCCCTGCCCGCGAACGCGATGACATTGGAAACACTGCGCCCCGCCTTCGGCGAAAAACACCTTCTCTCCGCGCGACGCATCACTTTTCAACACGAGAATCTGGTCCGGTTTGACGTCCGCCCCGAGTCGTCTGACCCGCTTTTCCTCGGGAACGAACCGCTCGAACAGGTCGCGCACCACCGGGTTTGCGTTGGCCGTTCCTCGCGCGATCACTTCCGTCCGCAAATCCGTCTTGAACGAATGCGTATTGATTTCGCGCAACGCGGCCAATGCGCCGACGGTCGATCCCAGCAACCGGTCAATCGATTCCGTGCGTTCCTGCGGTGAAGTGATTTTTCCGGTCGAGATCTCTCTCAACAGCCGACGATTGGCTTCCTCCATTGTTTCCGCAGCGGATTCGCCGGTTTCGTTCGTGACCGCTCGTGGCATTTGTTTGATCCAATCGTAAATCAGGTTCAGCCCCGCGTCGCTGACCACGCGCGAGCCGATGCGCGGCATGTGCGCCGGTCCCAGCGACGAGAGGCGATAATAAAGCACTGACCGAAGCGGGTCGCCCGGCGTGATGACGTGCGCGCCCGGGATGTTGAATGTGCCTTGCGACGGCGTGAAACCGACTGTCCGGCTCTCTTCCAGCTTCTGGTCGTAGTTGAAGAACGATGCGACTGAGCCGCCCGCGCCGAAACGATGACAATGCGCGCAGTTGGCGTGCAGCCAGGAACGCGCCCGCTCCTGCAAACCGGCTTTCGCGTCGCTCGGATCCGTAAGCTTCACTGCCGGTTCATCAAACAATGACTTGTCGAGCATCCCGATGTGGGCCAGCGTCCGAATCTGGTTGTCGGTGCGCATCCCCCGCTCGCCGTTGGAAGCTGACGCCGGATAGCTGCGGTCTCCATTCAACTCGAAAAAATTGAACGCGAGCGGCGGACCACCCCACGAATTGTGGCAGCGCAAACATTCCGCCCGGCTGTGAAAATGCCACGTCTGTCGGCGGTGGCCGCCCGGAGCCTGCGCGTCCGTGATTTCAAGCGCGCGATCCGCCCCCCGGGCATCCACAAGCGTGGCATCGGTTTGCGCGTCGTTCCACTGATACGCGTAACCGTGCCAGTTCACGCCGTCGAAATGAAGAATCTGTGTTTCGATGCGTCGGCGGCTCTGCGCTTTGCCGGGCTCCATTTCGAGTGACAGCGTCTTCGCGAGAAGCGCGTTTGAAGGAAAGATCCACTTCACCGCACCCCAAAGGTCCTTGCCCTTGTAAACTCCCGTGGTTTCTGGAAAGGCGGCAAACCGTTCCGCCGTGGCGCCATCGCTCCAGAGTTCGGCGTTGACCGAGAACGGTATTACGCCCGGCGCGGGCGTGTGGTCTTTCGCGGGGGCGACGATTCCGGTTTCGCTCAACTTTCGCGGAAAGCTCGAGCTGTTGTCTGGAACGGGGTTTGGTTCGAGCTGGAAAATGCCGCCGCCATAGTCCACGGCGTAAAGCTCACCGGCGTTGTCCTCGCCGAAACAAACGACTTGCATCGTGCTGTTGGCCAGTTCGCGGCGCCAGGTAAGCTGTTTGCCGTCATGACGCAGACCCCAGAACTTGCCGGTCACCCAGTCGCCATAGATGTAAACACCGTCGAGTTCGCGCAGGTGTTTGCCGTGATAAACAGTCCCGCCGGTGATGGATGCGGCCTCGGTGTGAGGATGGGAAACAACCGGCGGGAGAATCGGAGTCGGGCCGAGCCTGCCGTTCGGTTTGACCGATTGCGGACCTTCGACGACGCTCCATCCGTAGTTTCCGCCGCGCTCGACGCGATCAATCATCTCCCACAGTTCCCAGCCGACATCGCCGACCCACAAGGCGCCGGTGTGCGGATCGAAACTCATCCGCCACGGATTGCGAAAACCGTAGGCCCACACTTCCGGGCGCGCCCGGGCCGTGTTCACAAACGGGTTGTCCGCCGGCACGCGATAGGGTCTGCCCCCGTCCTCGTGGTCAACGTCAATGCGGAGCACCGACGACAATAGATCGCTGATGTCCTGGCCCGTGTTCAGCGGGTCGGGCGGGTCCGGTGACGCAGTGTCTCCGGTGGAAATGTAGAGATAACCGTCCGGCCCAAACTTGATGCAGCCACCGTTGTGTCCGCCCGAAAGCCAGGTGATGACAATTTTCTCACTTGCAGGATCAATGCGCGGGGGATCGATCTGCGCCATCGTGAAGCGCGACACATGCGAGCCTTCCGGCAGACCATCTTTCAAAACGTAGCAGAGGTAGATGAAATGGTTTGTTGCGAAACCCGGATGAAATGCCATCCCGTAAAGCTGGGTGAATTCCTGGATGCCGCTGTGCAGATCGATGACGAGGTCGGGTTGCCCGACGTCGGGGTCGTTTTTGAACGAAAAAATCTTTCCCGACTGTTCGGCGACAAACAGGCGGTCCATGGCCGGCGTATGAGCCATGTCCACCGGTTCCTTGAACTTGAGCTTCGGAAAGACACGTTTCGCCACGTATGGCAGAGGCGGGTCAGGCGAACCGACCAGTCGTGAAGCCGTCCAGGGAACACGCGTTTCGATTCCAAAGGGTGCCTGGCTGTCCGGACGCAAAATGGATTTCCAGGCGGCCGCGGTTGTCTCGTCAGCGGCGAAGGCAGGTGGGTGGACAAAGAAAACCATTCCGGCGAGCAGGCACAAACGTTCAACGGCCAGTTTCATCGGCTGGTTTTCGCCCACTTATGGCGTGCTTCAGCCGGCGCCGCAAATCTTTTCATGTCGAGGTCACCGCCGGCGTGCGCCGCCGCGCGAAGTGACCGGGGTGTTGTCACTTGTACCAGTCCCGCAGCCGCACTTCGACGCCGCTGTCGCTGCCGACCAGTTGTTTGAATTCCTCCGTGTCGCTGCCGCGATAGTGATAGGGATAAACGATCTTCGGTTTGAACGCGCGCACCGCGCTTGCGGCCTGCTCGACCGTCATCGTGTAAGGCAGGTTCATGCAGACAAACGCCACGTCGATGTTTTTCAGGGCG
Above is a window of Candidatus Angelobacter sp. DNA encoding:
- a CDS encoding PQQ-dependent sugar dehydrogenase; this encodes MKLAVERLCLLAGMVFFVHPPAFAADETTAAAWKSILRPDSQAPFGIETRVPWTASRLVGSPDPPLPYVAKRVFPKLKFKEPVDMAHTPAMDRLFVAEQSGKIFSFKNDPDVGQPDLVIDLHSGIQEFTQLYGMAFHPGFATNHFIYLCYVLKDGLPEGSHVSRFTMAQIDPPRIDPASEKIVITWLSGGHNGGCIKFGPDGYLYISTGDTASPDPPDPLNTGQDISDLLSSVLRIDVDHEDGGRPYRVPADNPFVNTARARPEVWAYGFRNPWRMSFDPHTGALWVGDVGWELWEMIDRVERGGNYGWSVVEGPQSVKPNGRLGPTPILPPVVSHPHTEAASITGGTVYHGKHLRELDGVYIYGDWVTGKFWGLRHDGKQLTWRRELANSTMQVVCFGEDNAGELYAVDYGGGIFQLEPNPVPDNSSSFPRKLSETGIVAPAKDHTPAPGVIPFSVNAELWSDGATAERFAAFPETTGVYKGKDLWGAVKWIFPSNALLAKTLSLEMEPGKAQSRRRIETQILHFDGVNWHGYAYQWNDAQTDATLVDARGADRALEITDAQAPGGHRRQTWHFHSRAECLRCHNSWGGPPLAFNFFELNGDRSYPASASNGERGMRTDNQIRTLAHIGMLDKSLFDEPAVKLTDPSDAKAGLQERARSWLHANCAHCHRFGAGGSVASFFNYDQKLEESRTVGFTPSQGTFNIPGAHVITPGDPLRSVLYYRLSSLGPAHMPRIGSRVVSDAGLNLIYDWIKQMPRAVTNETGESAAETMEEANRRLLREISTGKITSPQERTESIDRLLGSTVGALAALREINTHSFKTDLRTEVIARGTANANPVVRDLFERFVPEEKRVRRLGADVKPDQILVLKSDASRGEKVFFAEGGAQCFQCHRVRGQGRDFGPDLSRIGQKYSRTQLLDNILNPSKVIDPAFATYQVEAKADLSYSGLLVRKSADEVVLKDAALNEVHVKLTDVKSMEASKVSAMPEGLLQTLTAQEAADLLEFLGSLR
- a CDS encoding zinc-ribbon domain-containing protein, giving the protein MPASPEYCPNCGAEVPPNAVACPECGSDESTGWSERARASQTGIPDEEFNYNEFIREEFDEAAENPAGARGTRWLWWMVALILLLFMVTILLR